Proteins encoded within one genomic window of Humulus lupulus chromosome 1, drHumLupu1.1, whole genome shotgun sequence:
- the LOC133824216 gene encoding uncharacterized protein LOC133824216 yields the protein MGRFGHGNGGRRARDRFDNNLGNIKMKIPSFQGRNDPEAYLEWEKKIELVFDCHNYSELKKVKLAAIEFTDYAIIWWDQLTLGRRRNGERPIETWEEMKAIMRRRFILSHYYRDLFQKLQSLTQGSRSVEDYPKEMEISMIWANVEEDREATMARFLTGLNRDIANVVELQHYVELDDMLHMAIKMERQLKRKGSTKMGQRSGSSSTWNQNWSKKGDKPHSKNNVDPKDNKNGGTHNQGKTDSQTSRNRDVKCFKCLGRGHISSQCPNKRVMILKENGDAETDGESDNESMPPLEDASDVEYPVEGELLVARRALNVQVKEDEELQRENIFHTKCHVNEKVCSMIIDGGSCTNVASTSLVQKLNLPTLKHPRPYKLQWLNDCREVKVNKQVLVSFSIGKYKDQVLHDVVPMHAWHILLGRPWKFDGHVSHDGYSNRYSFVFNERPITLVPLTPTQVYEDQDFDDVFPEEVPNGLPPIRGVEHQIDFIPGATIPNRPAYRSNLEETKELQRQVVELMEKGHVHESISPCANVEFY from the exons ATGGGTAGATTTGGGCATGGGAATGGAGGTAGAAGAGCTAGAGATCGATTTGATAACAATTTGGGAAACATTAAAATGAAGATTCCATCCTTCCAAGGAAGAAATGATCCTGAAGCTTATTtggagtgggagaagaagattgAGTTGgtgtttgattgtcacaactattCTGAGTTGAAAAAGGTAAAGTTAGCAGCCATTGAATTCACTGACTATGCTATTATTTGGTGGGATCAATTAACTTTGGGCAGGAGAAGAAATGGTGAAAGACCTATTGAGACTTGGGAGGAAATGAAAGCTATTATGAGAAGAAGATTCATTCTAAGTCACTACTACAGAGACTTATTTCAAAAGCTGCAAAGCCTCACTCAAGGGTCTAGAAGTGTTGAAGATTACCCCAAGGAGATGGAGATATCCATGATTTGGGCTAACGTGGAGGAGGATCGAGAAGCTACTATGGCCAGGTTCTTAACTGGTTTAAATCGTGACATTGCAAACGTGGTGGAACTACAACATTATGTTGAGTTGGATGACATGCTGCATATGGCCATAAAAATGGAGCGTCAACTGAAAAGGAAAGGTTCCACAAAGATGGGCCAACGTTCTGGTTCTTCTTCAACATGGAATCAAAATTGGAGCAAGAAGGGTGACAAACCACATTCCAAGAACAATGTTGATCCTAAAGACAACAAAAATGGAGGCACCCATAACCAAGGTAAAACTGATTCCCAAACTTCTAGAAATAGAGATGTTAAATGCTTTAAATGTTTGGGAAGGGGCCATATTTCTAGTCAATGTCCAAATAAAAGAGTTATGATTTTGAAAGAAAATGGTGATGCTGAGACTGATGGTGAATCGGATAATGAATctatgccaccattggaggatgCAAGTGATGTTGAGTATCCAGTTGAAGGGGAGCTTTTGGTTGCAAGGAGAGCTCTAAATGTACAAGTCAAGGAAGATGAGGAGCTACAAcgtgaaaatatttttcataccAAATGCCATGTCAATGAGAAGGTATGTAGCATGATTATTGATGGTGGAAGTTGTACTAATGTGGCTAGCACTAGTTTGGTGCAAAAATTGAATTTACCAACTTTGAAACATCCTAGGCCATACAAGTTGCAATGGTTGAATGATTGTCGAGAAGTTAAGGTGAACAAGCAAGTTTTGGTGTCATTCTCAATTGGAAAATACAAAGATCAGGTTTTACATGATGTGGTTCCAATGCACGCATGGCATATTCTTTTGGGAAGGCCATGGAAATTTGACGGACATGTTAGTCATGATGGTTATTCTAATAGATACTCATTTGTATTCAATGAAAGACCAATCACTCTTGTACCATTAACTCCAACAcaagtgtatgaagatcaa GACTTTGATGATGTATTTCCTGAAGAGGTTCCTAATGGTTTACCACCAATAAGGGGAGTCGAGCATCAAATTGACTTTATACCTGGAGCGACAATCCCAAATAGGCCAGCCTATAGGAGCAATCTTGAGGAAACAAAAGAGCTTCAAAGGCAAGTTGTTGAGCTCATGGAGAAGGGGCATGTGCATGAGAGCATCAGTCCTTGTGCG AATGTTGAATTCTATTAA